Proteins encoded in a region of the Chelonoidis abingdonii isolate Lonesome George chromosome 2, CheloAbing_2.0, whole genome shotgun sequence genome:
- the TRIL gene encoding TLR4 interactor with leucine rich repeats, which produces MEAPRRLGLMLLLPWVVCGCFSLLLLLPPVESMCPEPCDCQLQQHLLCTNRGLRAVPKTADPQGILTYSLGGNFIANISAFDFHHLVGLQRLDLQYNRIRWLHPKAFERLVLLEELYLGNNRLVVLAPGTLRPLAKLRILYVNANEIVRLSTASFASLGSLVKLRLDGNALASLGEATFSGLPNLLYLHLESNHIRWLSRGAFAGLAKLRFLDLSGNQQSSLHHPETFGPLHSLSTLLLSSNSLQQLGGGLFQHLSSLAKLSLSSNRLTQLAPDAFTGLGALKELRLDGNLLSHLPATLLEPLRSLEALDLSRNMLAALHPAAFGPLPKLRELSLRDNALAVLPGELFTSSLALQRLELDGNAWSCDCRLRGLKRWLGTRHSQGRLLTVFVQCRLPPTLAGKYLDYLQDAQLLPPDGSDCHSGTSTSPSLPPATGQWPREQQWQLILAPEGLGGNSSRRPAQGGPGSLPSASTMRLLGAQEGLAPAQGSRRAEPTPTASLLDLLGSSRPPPPLAGPAWPRRARKHHLAPSVAGAPLVSDACDFNKLFLCNLSVEAVGTSSVTVRWWVRPHRSPRLLGPVRFRLLFDRFGATVKFQRFVYLAERSETAATLWELRPDTPYLVCVEGVLGGRVCPVAPRDHCVGLVTLPDGGAAGGPDQQLLTLVLLAVNALLLFVALAAWVSRLVRRKMQGQRQAAPVHVRQMYSTRRPLRSMGTGVSADFSGFQSHRPPRSAVACALSETDLIEFPCERFADSSSARRGEDHLLQQRFAD; this is translated from the coding sequence ATGGAGGCGCCTCGCAGGCTCGGCTTGATGCTGCTGCTGCCGTGGGTGGTTTGtggctgcttctccctcctcttgcTGCTTCCCCCCGTGGAGTCCATGTGCCCGGAGCCATGCGactgccagctgcagcagcacctcctgtgCACCAACCGGGGGCTGCGGGCGGTGCCCAAAACCGCCGACCCCCAGGGCATCCTGACCTACAGCCTGGGGGGCAACTTCATCGCCAACATCTCTGCCTTTGACTTCCACCACCTGGTGGGGCTGCAGCGCCTGGACTTGCAGTACAACCGCATCCGCTGGCTGCACCCCAAGGCCTTTGAGCGcctggtgctgctggaggagctctACCTGGGCAACAACCGGCTGGTGGTACTGGCGCCGGGCACCCTCCGCCCACTGGCCAAGCTGCGCATCCTCTACGTGAATGCTAATGAGATTGTCCGCCTGAGCACTGCCTCCTTCGCCAGCCTGGGCAGCCTGGTGAAGCTGCGGCTGGACGGCAACGCACTAGCCTCGCTGGGCGAAGCCACTTTCTCAGGGCTGCCCAACCTACTCTACTTGCACCTGGAGTCCAACCACATCCGCTGGCTGAGCCGTGGCGCCTTTGCTGGCTTGGCCAAACTGCGCTTCCTTGACTTGTCTGGGAACCAGCAGAGTTCGCTGCATCACCCAGAGACCTTTGGGCCACTGCACTCGCTCAGCACACTGCTCCTGTCCAGcaacagcctgcagcagctgggtggGGGTCTCTTTCAGCACCTGTCCAGCCTGGCCAAGCTCTCACTCAGCAGCAACCGGCTAACACAGCTGGCGCCAGATGccttcactgggctgggggcacTGAAGGAGCTGCGACTAGATGGGAACCTGCTGAGCCACCTGCCCGCCACCTTGCTGGAGCCGCTGCGCAGCCTGGAAGCACTGGACCTGAGCCGCAACATGCTGGCTGCCTTGCACCCTGCTGCTTTTGGCCCCCTGCCCAAGCTGCGGGAGCTCAGCCTGCGTGACAATGCACTGGCTGTGCTGCCGGGGGAACTCTTCACCTCTAGCCTGGCTCTTCAGCGCTTGGAGCTGGACGGCAATGCCTGGAGCTGTGACTGCCGCCTGCGAGGCCTGAAGCGCTGGCTGGGCACACGGCACTCACAGGGCCGGCTGCTCACTGTCTTTGTGCAGTGCCGCCTGCCACCCACTCTGGCCGGCAAGTACCTCGACTACCTTCAGGATGCACAGCTACTGCCACCCGATGGCTCCGACTGCCACAGTGGGACCTCCacatctccctccctgccacctgcAACAGGGCAGTGGCCCAGGGAGCAACAGTGGCAGCTGATTCTGGCCCCTGAGGGGCTTGGGGGAAACAGCAGCCGTAGACCGGCCCAAGGGGGACCCGGATCTCTGCCCTCTGCCTCCACTATGCGCCTGCTGGGTGCTCAGGAGGGGCTTGCTCCGGCCCAAGGCAGCAGGAGAGCCGAGCCCACCCCTACGGCCTCCCTACTCGACCTGCTAGGCAGCTCCAGGCCACCCCCGCCTCTGGCTGGCCCCGCGTGGCCTCGGCGAGCGAGGAAGCACCACCTAGCCCCCTCTGTGGCTGGGGCCCCGCTGGTATCCGATGCCTGTGACTTCAACAAGCTCTTCCTGTGCAACCTGTCAGTAGAGGCAGTGGGCACTAGCTCAGTGACGGTGCGCTGGTGGGTACGGCCTCACCGCAGTCCCCGCCTGCTGGGGCCTGTGCGCTTCAGGCTCCTCTTCGACCGCTTTGGGGCCACTGTCAAGTTCCAGCGCTTCGTCTACCTGGCGGAGCGGAGCGAGACAGCTGCCACCCTGTGGGAGCTGCGCCCTGACACCCCTTACCTGGTCTGTGtggagggggtgctgggtggcCGCGTCTGCCCGGTGGCACCCCGGGACCATTGTGTGGGGCTGGTCACCCTGCCCGACGGGGGCGCGGCTGGCGGCCCAGACCAGCAGCTCCTCACACTGGTGTTGCTGGCAGTGAATGCACTGCTGCTCTTCGTGGCCCTGGCAGCCTGGGTATCCCGCCTGGTGCGGAGGAAAATGCAGGGGCAGCGGCAGGCAGCGCCAGTGCACGTGCGACAGATGTACTCAACCCGCCGGCCGCTCCGCTCCATGGGCACTGGCGTCTCTGCTGATTTTTCTGGCTTCCAGTCCCACCGCCCGCCCCGGAGCGCTGTTGCTTGTGCCCTCAGTGAGACTGACCTCATCGAGTTCCCCTGCGAGCGCTTCGCCGACAGCAGCAGTGCCCGGCGCGGGGAGGACCACCTGCTGCAGCAGCGATTTGCTGACTAG